From the Desulforegula conservatrix Mb1Pa genome, the window CAAACAGTCTTAACTGTTCAATTCTGCGGTCCTCATATTCTTGTTTTCTAATATACTCTCGAACCGCCAGCTCATCTTTGCCAACTGTCGAGACATAATAGCCTCTTGCCCAAAAATTCTGACCAGTAAAATTTTTTTTCCGGCCACCATAATTCCTTGCAGTGCTTAT encodes:
- a CDS encoding transposase; protein product: ISTARNYGGRKKNFTGQNFWARGYYVSTVGKDELAVREYIRKQEYEDRRIEQLRLFD